Proteins encoded together in one Musa acuminata AAA Group cultivar baxijiao chromosome BXJ3-6, Cavendish_Baxijiao_AAA, whole genome shotgun sequence window:
- the LOC135639486 gene encoding U3 small nucleolar RNA-associated protein 18 homolog gives MSLISQNAVLKQQRDKKLDREIADVSPIAHADEEVEPVDELKLKKSKKRRRSNSDDSSKQKARKTEQEEMKRLEGFLFGKLYTPIEFDKDTYGDDDGQEQVAKDAPLFFMDRSTSNEMVVFENDLCAMGKEDLSEERKPVWVDEEEERTEVDIVRVNRLRKLRKEADEHVISGADYVARLRAQHAKLNPGTEWANVDRKYARRGISEDESDDESDLTIARGFDGAEGDDILRGNDELVIKGGTKLLPGLLEYSRLVDANAEEPSNGPINSVQFHRNGQLLLTAGFDRRLRFFQVDGKRNPKIQSIFMEDCPVHKASFLPDGTEVIIAGRRKFFYSFDLVKASVSKIGPLTGREEKSLEVFEVSPDSSTIAFIGNEGYILLVSSRTKELIGTLKMNGSARSLAFADGGHQLLSTGGDGHVYHWDLRTRKCIHKAVDEGSITGYALCASPDSSLFAAGSSSGIVNVYKREEFLGGKRKPLKTIENLTTMVDHIKFNPDAQILAISSRMKKNGLKLVHIPSFNVFSNYPPPRFSVQYPRCLDFSPGGGFMTVGNAGGKVLLYKLHHYQNA, from the coding sequence ATGAGCTTAATTTCCCAAAACGCTGTTCTTAAACAACAAAGGGACAAGAAACTTGATAGAGAAATAGCTGATGTGTCTCCGATTGCACATGCTGATGAAGAAGTAGAGCCAGTTGATGAACTCAAGTTGAAAAAatcgaagaagaggaggaggagcaatTCTGATGATTCGTCAAAGCAAAAAGCACGCAAAACTGAACAGGAGGAGATGAAGAGGCTTGAGGGCTTCTTGTTTGGCAAGCTTTACACTCCCATTGAATTCGACAAGGACACTTACGGAGATGACGATGGCCAGGAGCAGGTGGCCAAGGATGCCCCTTTGTTTTTCATGGATAGGTCTACGAGCAATGAGATGGTTGTGTTTGAAAACGACTTGTGCGCTATGGGCAAAGAAGACCTCAGTGAAGAGCGGAAGCCCGTCTGGGTTGACGAGGAGGAAGAAAGGACAGAGGTTGACATAGTCCGTGTTAATAGGTTGAGGAAGCTGAGGAAGGAGGCTGACGAGCATGTGATCTCAGGTGCAGACTATGTTGCTCGATTGCGTGCTCAGCATGCTAAGTTAAACCCAGGAACAGAATGGGCAAATGTTGATCGGAAGTATGCTCGCCGTGGCATTTCTGAGGATGAGTCTGATGATGAAAGTGATCTCACCATTGCTCGTGGCTTTGATGGTGCTGAGGGTGATGATATTCTTCGGGGCAATGATGAGCTTGTCATAAAGGGCGGTACCAAACTTTTGCCTGGACTGTTGGAGTACTCAAGGCTGGTGGATGCTAATGCTGAAGAACCTTCTAATGGTCCAATTAACTCAGTCCAGTTTCACAGAAATGGTCAGTTGCTGCTGACTGCTGGATTCGATAGGCGATTGAGATTTTTCCAAGTTGATGGAAAGCGTAATCCCAAGATTCAGAGCATATTCATGGAAGACTGCCCCGTACATAAGGCATCCTTTTTGCCTGATGGTACAGAGGTTATAATTGCTGGCCGGAGGAAGTTCTTTTATAGTTTTGATTTAGTCAAAGCATCTGTTAGTAAGATAGGTCCCTTGACAGGTAGAGAGGAGAAAAGCCTGGAGGTTTTTGAGGTTTCTCCGGATTCAAGCACCATCGCATTCATTGGCAATGAAGGCTACATCCTTCTAGTTTCATCACGAACAAAGGAGCTGATTGGGACTCTTAAGATGAATGGAAGTGCCCGATCTTTGGCCTTTGCTGATGGTGGGCATCAGCTACTGAGTACTGGTGGTGATGGGCATGTTTATCACTGGGACCTTAGGACAAGGAAATGCATTCATAAGGCTGTTGATGAAGGTAGCATAACTGGATATGCTCTTTGTGCTTCACCTGACAGTTCCTTGTTTGCAGCAGGGTCTAGTAGTGGCATTGTTAATGTCTATAAAAGGGAGGAGTTTCTTGGTGGTAAGCGAAAGCCATTAAAGACAATTGAAAATTTAACCACAATGGTTGATCATATAAAGTTCAACCCTGATGCTCAGATTTTGGCTATCAGCTCAAGAATGAAGAAGAATGGTCTAAAGCTGGTGCATATCCCATCATTTAATGTCTTCTCAAACTATCCCCCTCCCAGATTTAGCGTGCAGTACCCACGGTGTCTTGATTTTAGCCCAGGTGGAGGGTTTATGACAGTAGGAAATGCTGGTGGAAAGGTTTTGTTGTATAAGTTGCATCATTACCAGAATGCATGA